Proteins encoded together in one Sylvia atricapilla isolate bSylAtr1 chromosome 2, bSylAtr1.pri, whole genome shotgun sequence window:
- the ITM2B gene encoding integral membrane protein 2B isoform X2 has translation MVKVSFNSALAQKEAAKKEEENSQVLILPPDAKDPEEAVPVGQRRAWCWCMCFGLAFMLAGVFLGGAYLYKYFAFQGGVYFCGIKYIEDGLSLPEPGAEAQSARYHTIEENIQILEEEDVEFISVPVPEFADSDPADIVHDFHRRLTAYLDLSLDKCYVIPLNTSVVMPPKNFLELLINIKAGTYLPQSYLIHEQMIVTDRIENVDQLGFFIYRLCRGKETYKLQRKEAMKGIQKREAMNCRKIRHFENKFAMETLICEQ, from the exons ATGGTGAAGGTGTCGTTCAACTCCGCGTTGGCGCAGAAGGAGGCGGcgaagaaggaggaggagaacagCCAGGTGCTGATCCTGCCGCCGGACGCCAAG GACCCTGAGGAGGCTGTGCCTGTTGGACAGAGAAGGGCCTGGTGCTGGTGCATGTGCTTTGGATTGGCCTTTATGCTGGCTGGTGTGTTCCTGGGTGGTGCCTATCTctacaaatattttgcattccAG GGTGGCGTGTATTTCTGTGGAATAAAGTACATTGAAGATGGCTTAAGTCTACCTGAGCCTGGGGCAGAGGCTCAGAGTGCTCGCTACCACACAATTGAGGAAAACATTCAGATCCTGGAGGAGGAAGATGTTGAGTTTATCAGTGTGCCAGTCCCTGAATTTGCTGATAGTGATCCTGCTGATATTGTCCACGACTTCCACCGG AGACTCACTGCCTATCTTGACCTTAGCCTGGATAAGTGCTATGTGATTCCTCTGAACACTTCAGTTGTTATGCCACCAAAAAatttcctggagctgctcatcAATATCAAG GCTGGAACATACTTGCCTCAGTCCTATTTGATTCATGAGCAGATGATTGTTACTGATCGCATTGAAAATGTGGATCAGCTGGGATTCTTTATTTACCGCCTCTGCCGTGGCAAGGAAACCTACAAACTGCAGCGCAAAGAAGCCATGAAAG GAATCCAGAAACGTGAAGCCATGAACTGCCGAAAGATCCGGCACTTTGAGAACAAGTTTGCTATGGAAACACTCATCTGTGAACAGTAA
- the ITM2B gene encoding integral membrane protein 2B isoform X1: MVKVSFNSALAQKEAAKKEEENSQVLILPPDAKDPEEAVPVGQRRAWCWCMCFGLAFMLAGVFLGGAYLYKYFAFQQGGVYFCGIKYIEDGLSLPEPGAEAQSARYHTIEENIQILEEEDVEFISVPVPEFADSDPADIVHDFHRRLTAYLDLSLDKCYVIPLNTSVVMPPKNFLELLINIKAGTYLPQSYLIHEQMIVTDRIENVDQLGFFIYRLCRGKETYKLQRKEAMKGIQKREAMNCRKIRHFENKFAMETLICEQ, encoded by the exons ATGGTGAAGGTGTCGTTCAACTCCGCGTTGGCGCAGAAGGAGGCGGcgaagaaggaggaggagaacagCCAGGTGCTGATCCTGCCGCCGGACGCCAAG GACCCTGAGGAGGCTGTGCCTGTTGGACAGAGAAGGGCCTGGTGCTGGTGCATGTGCTTTGGATTGGCCTTTATGCTGGCTGGTGTGTTCCTGGGTGGTGCCTATCTctacaaatattttgcattccAG CAGGGTGGCGTGTATTTCTGTGGAATAAAGTACATTGAAGATGGCTTAAGTCTACCTGAGCCTGGGGCAGAGGCTCAGAGTGCTCGCTACCACACAATTGAGGAAAACATTCAGATCCTGGAGGAGGAAGATGTTGAGTTTATCAGTGTGCCAGTCCCTGAATTTGCTGATAGTGATCCTGCTGATATTGTCCACGACTTCCACCGG AGACTCACTGCCTATCTTGACCTTAGCCTGGATAAGTGCTATGTGATTCCTCTGAACACTTCAGTTGTTATGCCACCAAAAAatttcctggagctgctcatcAATATCAAG GCTGGAACATACTTGCCTCAGTCCTATTTGATTCATGAGCAGATGATTGTTACTGATCGCATTGAAAATGTGGATCAGCTGGGATTCTTTATTTACCGCCTCTGCCGTGGCAAGGAAACCTACAAACTGCAGCGCAAAGAAGCCATGAAAG GAATCCAGAAACGTGAAGCCATGAACTGCCGAAAGATCCGGCACTTTGAGAACAAGTTTGCTATGGAAACACTCATCTGTGAACAGTAA